The Chloroflexota bacterium sequence GGCTATGCGTAGCAAAAAACCTGATTCCAAAGCCCTAGCCGAATATCAGGCACTTAAGCAATTTTGGGGTGTAACGCCCTATTTAGAGCAGTTGTTGGGGTAGGGACGAGGGCACAAGGATCAGGATTCATAAACCCAAAACCTCGTGGTGTTGGTTGGAGCATTACTTCCAACCTACCACGAGGTTCTTTCAACCCACATTTGGGAGTTTCAAGGTTTAATTGAGCTAGGGGATTCAAGCGCGACAATTGCGTGCCCGCTCAATCGTTATCTGTAGTTTTTAGGCGCGGGCAGTAATTTGGCGGCCAGTCAAGCGTGGGCTGAGCAAGTTGTCAAGCGCCAATGAGCCTGAGCCAAGCAGCACCAAAGCCACGCTAGCAGCGATCAACGCCAACACATATTCGTAGCCACCTTCGCGTGATGAGAAGCCAGCATCTAAGTGTACGGTAACCAAAGCCACAACCATAGCGATTGCTTCAGCCACTGCAACATAACGAGTAAACAAGCCCAGCATCAACATAATCCCGCCAATCAATTCCGTTGCAATCAACAAAATTGCCATAAAGGTTGGCGCAGGAATCCCAAGGCTAGTCAAGAAGCCAGCAGTTCCCTCAATCCCGCCATTGAATTTATCCAAACCGTGCATAAAGAAAATAAAACCAACGACAATCCGCAAAATGGCGATGCCAAAACCTGGCTTATCAAGTAATTTATTGATGCTTGCCATGACCGTTTGCTCCTTTCAAGTAGTGGTTGATTAGACTGCGCTCACTATAAAGCTAGATAGTCCGAAACAACGTCCTTGCTCACGTCCCAAAGGTCAATAAAAGATTAATAAACGATGAAGTAGCGATGAAGATTAGCCAAAATGGTTAATTTTTGCAGATTAAATGCCAATTTTTGCAGCTCA is a genomic window containing:
- a CDS encoding DoxX family protein; translated protein: MASINKLLDKPGFGIAILRIVVGFIFFMHGLDKFNGGIEGTAGFLTSLGIPAPTFMAILLIATELIGGIMLMLGLFTRYVAVAEAIAMVVALVTVHLDAGFSSREGGYEYVLALIAASVALVLLGSGSLALDNLLSPRLTGRQITARA